From Paenibacillus sp. PK3_47, the proteins below share one genomic window:
- a CDS encoding recombinase family protein produces MNVENTASRFVAIYCRVSTDEQAREGVSLDEQQERLKAYCKAMGWTDEVLLFIDDGYSAKSTDRPQLKRLMTYIENGEISKVMVTKLDRMSRRLLDLLTLIDMFQQHQVAFISISESFDTNTPSGRLTLQVLGAVAEFERERIRERVLDNMFHAANQGKWLTQSPYGYRLEDKVLTIHEPEAKTVRQMYDLYLNQGMGFFAIARQLNEEGIPSRHNKEWSIRSVKLLLTNPVYKGTFVWNRVDSSKKKRTIKDDKDWIVIDDCLPAIIDKNTWERVQTKMNRPSIAPRAQTSPHLLGGILKCGNCGSGMSIGWSGSRDRRYRVYRCSANKNKGTCTSKQYKADEVESWFLQGLAGLSDSLSLELVPHLVEKARSSQSSRGDQQITAAKNRYKRKVEAYTAGLIELQDLNEEKQRMEKVIKEKQSSNEQGEKVQMEELKEMLESKIKTVLDAINVLPVEEAKVLLRTLISKVTVLGKGELDIELVI; encoded by the coding sequence ATGAATGTTGAGAATACCGCAAGCCGTTTTGTAGCGATTTATTGCCGCGTATCGACCGATGAGCAGGCCCGCGAGGGTGTCTCCTTGGATGAGCAGCAGGAGCGCCTGAAGGCCTATTGCAAGGCCATGGGCTGGACAGACGAAGTCCTATTGTTTATTGACGATGGCTACTCCGCAAAAAGCACAGACCGCCCTCAGCTCAAGCGGTTGATGACATACATAGAGAATGGCGAAATCTCAAAAGTCATGGTCACCAAACTGGATCGGATGAGCCGTCGATTGCTCGATTTGCTCACACTGATCGATATGTTCCAACAGCATCAAGTCGCGTTCATTTCAATCAGTGAATCGTTTGATACGAACACACCATCAGGCCGTTTAACACTTCAAGTACTTGGTGCTGTCGCGGAATTTGAACGTGAGCGTATTCGAGAACGTGTGCTGGATAATATGTTCCATGCTGCTAACCAGGGCAAATGGCTGACCCAGAGTCCCTATGGATATCGCTTGGAAGATAAAGTACTTACCATCCATGAGCCCGAGGCAAAGACTGTACGACAAATGTATGATCTATACCTCAATCAAGGAATGGGATTCTTCGCAATTGCCCGACAACTGAACGAAGAAGGTATACCTTCCAGACACAACAAAGAATGGTCAATTCGTTCAGTTAAACTGCTACTTACCAATCCTGTATATAAAGGCACCTTTGTATGGAACCGCGTGGATTCAAGCAAGAAGAAAAGAACCATAAAGGATGATAAGGATTGGATTGTCATTGACGATTGCCTACCCGCCATAATCGACAAGAACACTTGGGAAAGAGTGCAGACCAAAATGAACAGACCGAGCATTGCCCCCCGTGCCCAGACCAGCCCCCATCTTCTCGGCGGCATACTAAAATGTGGAAACTGCGGGTCGGGGATGAGCATTGGCTGGTCAGGGTCACGAGACAGACGTTATCGCGTCTACCGCTGTTCTGCGAACAAGAACAAAGGAACTTGCACTAGCAAGCAGTATAAAGCCGACGAAGTGGAGTCATGGTTTTTGCAGGGGTTAGCAGGTTTGTCAGATTCACTTAGCCTTGAACTGGTTCCTCATCTCGTTGAGAAAGCCCGCAGTAGCCAGAGCAGCCGTGGAGATCAACAAATCACGGCAGCAAAAAACCGTTATAAACGGAAGGTTGAAGCATATACCGCTGGATTGATTGAATTACAGGATTTAAACGAGGAGAAGCAGCGAATGGAAAAGGTTATAAAGGAGAAGCAGAGTTCAAATGAACAGGGAGAGAAGGTACAGATGGAAGAGCTGAAGGAAATGCTTGAAAGCAAGATAAAGACGGTACTGGATGCGATAAATGTGTTGCCTGTTGAGGAGGCTAAGGTGCTGCTACGGACACTGATTTCTAAGGTAACTGTTTTAGGGAAGGGGGAATTGGATATAGAGCTTGTTATATAA
- a CDS encoding helix-turn-helix transcriptional regulator: MQEIGQQIRQIRNRKGISLNAYANELGVSSGYLSNLETGKTQNITLSVLEQLQKDLNLVPFPADSSDEIRMRLDRVYELLVNLQTCKPDAVEYLLRCVEEGAEAFLSHYTSSPR; the protein is encoded by the coding sequence ATGCAGGAAATCGGTCAACAAATTCGTCAAATTCGCAATCGGAAGGGCATTAGTCTAAATGCCTACGCTAATGAACTCGGTGTATCTTCGGGATATCTTTCTAACTTAGAAACGGGTAAAACCCAAAACATAACCCTTAGTGTTCTGGAACAACTGCAAAAGGATCTTAACTTAGTCCCGTTTCCTGCGGATAGCAGTGATGAAATTCGAATGCGTCTGGATAGGGTGTACGAACTTCTTGTGAATTTGCAAACTTGTAAACCTGATGCCGTTGAATATTTGCTTCGCTGTGTTGAAGAAGGAGCCGAAGCTTTCTTATCGCATTACACCTCCTCGCCTCGGTAA